The Solenopsis invicta isolate M01_SB chromosome 12, UNIL_Sinv_3.0, whole genome shotgun sequence DNA window aatcattGCGGAATATCCTATATATAGATTATGTATATAGATGATATAGAAAATCCAGATTGTAGCTTTTTAGTCACCCTGTAGCTGGCAAACCCTTTCTCGATCCTCATCGTCTTTTAATAAAGCGCAACAAAATCCAAATCCCTTCCTCAAGGCTTTTCTGGAATTTTTTCAGAGAAGATAGGCCTGCTCTCCAGGCTCTTTCGGCGGAGCACAAGGAGGAAGGGCGCACCGTTAATGGGCACTTTCAGTGCTCAGTATCCCCCCACCGAGTGGTTTAATCCGCGCGTCGTGCATTTGCATAGCGTTGCCACGCAGACAAGGGCCGCCAGCCCTTCGGTAAGTTGCATACGGGTACTTTCCAACAAGAACTAgcaaaacaaaactttttacagaGTACTTATAGCGCCGCGGGGCTAATTAACCGGTTTCTCCGACAATTAATGAAAATTCTTCAGGCAAAACGTACCGAGCTAAACTTTTAAATAGTGATAGAGACAGTATAAACGATTCGAATAACTTGATTGGACGAGTAGAaggcaaaaaagaaaaaagtttggCAAAATTAGATTCGATTGAATCTTCTTCTCAGATGATGGAGGGTTTAGACCAGTCACAGGCCAGTTTTCAAGTGTGGGACGACTCGAGCTCAGTGCGATCAGCCACTTTACCAAGGCGACATCGGCGTCAACCGAGCGGTGACTCCTCGAGCTTATTGGCCAATTCGACGCCAAGAAGTTCCCGAAGGCATCGATCACCGTGCTCCACTCTACCAAGATCGAAATGCTCCAGCCTGAGCAGATGCACGTCCAGAGCGTCCGTTTTACCGCCCAGTACCACCAATCAGGAAGGCTATCAAGCGCGTAACCAGGcgcaaaatgataaaaattcgaCAAATTCGTCACCCAGCAGAAGCGGCGGCAGCTCTGGTTCGGTCAGAACGATGAACGCGAGTCCGGCTAAAACGACTACGTTGGGTAGGCCTAACACTAGGCAATCGAACTCTAGAAGACCGAGTCACGACTTCAGCAACGGCGGTACTAAGTCGGTCAACGGTTCTCCACAGCACAAGGTGGATTTGTAATAATTTCGTTATAAATATGTAACCAAATATTTACGCGTGCCCTAGCTCCTTTAATAAAAGAAGAGATTTCGTAAATTgtgtcaaaaaattgaaaatttcaaaaatttttttcaaagcaacagcgattgaattaatttttgcaatttccgtaatttttgtttattttttctgttatttctaaataaaaaaattttgttatctcAAAAGGTGCTGCAAAAAACTTCGTCGGGTCATTCGTCTCACTCTAGCGGTAAGTCAATTTCCAGCACGAAATTGACTTGTTCGCCATTGAAAACTGCCACGCTGTCGACGAAATCGTCACCGCTCAAAGTTGTTCAGCAAGGTTCGCTGACTCCTCTGCAAGAGGCGCAGAACTCTATAACCCTTCAGGTGTCCACCAATCTGAGCCCGTCGTCGCAGGAGCAACGGACGATACAGAATAGCGTGACGCTGGCCTCCAACACGACAAGCACAACGACCATTTCCGGCTCGCCCGGCACGAAGATCTACGTTCAGCAGAACAACTCACCGATGAGGTCCGTAATCACTTTCGAGAACGGCACGGTGAAGACGAAGATTGCCGAGAAGGAAGTCATCGACTGCAAGGAGAAGCAGGAAAGGGAGTTGGTGGCCGAAAAAGCTTACAAGACCCGGGTGGACGACGAGAAGCTTTTTAAATCGAAGCTGGATGACGAGAAGCTGAACAAATCGGTCAAGGTTGAGCGTCCGTCGTCGCTCTACGCGTCGAAGGAGCCAAAAACAAGTCTTTTATCGGAATCTGACAAAGAGAACAAGCCGAAAGTCGAGGATGAAGTGCTTAACAAGCTCAAGTTGACGAACCGCCTAAACAATAGCCAGGCTCATCTTATCGATGGCTCGACCAACAACGTCGACAAGAATGCCCTAGTGCAGGAGGCTGCCGCCTTGTCTACCACGAAGAACACCAATGACGCGATGAACAACTCGCGCAAGCTTAGCCTATCGCTATCGAAGGACGCGCTCAGTTACCGCAATCTTCTTCATCCCGGTTCGAAGAACAATATCGCCTCGAATCCACCGTCACCTACCAAGTCCTACGATGGCTTCGGCGGATCTTTCAACGACGTTTACATCGAGAATCTCGAAACGGTGAAACAGCAGCGAGCTCCTCAGGGTTCCGAGCCCAATCTAGAGAAAACCGTGAGCAGAGGCTCGGAT harbors:
- the LOC105200197 gene encoding storkhead-box protein 2 isoform X1, with the translated sequence MASILGEGTGPGGPGPSRCLLLLQRSLAIQLIRGAPPHVTNAGQSPKEHPADEMWMYDKGYNLFQSFLEANSKCWWNAALVDATRQLRYKGHVSPGVLMVSGPPCALEVLRAAWARNVLRPPADHSITCLGDIEDCLVAPVSQGQFTPLPEALCWAILELTSQRQAATLDTLRSALRNAFPAMQRPSRELVYDALAKLMQERKIYHTSQGYFVVTPETKRLRRDSGSSRRCSRDVNGSRGQGSMLMSNDEAVALVHGEMLTLRDGDVTHQAVQTNLADVICGGNPNDKVLFARCRSMPGRLERRHSLRLWGSARRLHRSGSSRSLPRRPERSDTSSSAEYASTDSAPHSPTSFSGIFSEKIGLLSRLFRRSTRRKGAPLMGTFSAQYPPTEWFNPRVVHLHSVATQTRAASPSMMEGLDQSQASFQVWDDSSSVRSATLPRRHRRQPSGDSSSLLANSTPRSSRRHRSPCSTLPRSKCSSLSRCTSRASVLPPSTTNQEGYQARNQAQNDKNSTNSSPSRSGGSSGSVRTMNASPAKTTTLGRPNTRQSNSRRPSHDFSNGGTKSVNGSPQHKVLQKTSSGHSSHSSGKSISSTKLTCSPLKTATLSTKSSPLKVVQQGSLTPLQEAQNSITLQVSTNLSPSSQEQRTIQNSVTLASNTTSTTTISGSPGTKIYVQQNNSPMRSVITFENGTVKTKIAEKEVIDCKEKQERELVAEKAYKTRVDDEKLFKSKLDDEKLNKSVKVERPSSLYASKEPKTSLLSESDKENKPKVEDEVLNKLKLTNRLNNSQAHLIDGSTNNVDKNALVQEAAALSTTKNTNDAMNNSRKLSLSLSKDALSYRNLLHPGSKNNIASNPPSPTKSYDGFGGSFNDVYIENLETVKQQRAPQGSEPNLEKTVSRGSDLHSYPSLSDMQVQFTSLAAQKILKGCPINSVDTLVEVNMAAADKPNNCDVTVHTDFGLV
- the LOC105200197 gene encoding storkhead-box protein 2 isoform X2 is translated as MASILGEGTGPGGPGPSRCLLLLQRSLAIQLIRGAPPHVTNAGQSPKEHPADEMWMYDKGYNLFQSFLEANSKCWWNAALVDATRQLRYKGHVSPGVLMVSGPPCALEVLRAAWARNVLRPPADHSITCLGDIEDCLVAPVSQGQFTPLPEALCWAILELTSQRQAATLDTLRSALRNAFPAMQRPSRELVYDALAKLMQERKIYHTSQGYFVVTPETKRLRRDSGSSRRCSRDVNGSRGQGSMLMSNDEAVALVHGEMLTLRDGDVTHQAVQTNLADVICGGNPNDKVLFARCRSMPGRLERRHSLRLWGSARRLHRSGSSRSLPRRPERSDTSSSAEYASTDSAPHSPTKKIGLLSRLFRRSTRRKGAPLMGTFSAQYPPTEWFNPRVVHLHSVATQTRAASPSMMEGLDQSQASFQVWDDSSSVRSATLPRRHRRQPSGDSSSLLANSTPRSSRRHRSPCSTLPRSKCSSLSRCTSRASVLPPSTTNQEGYQARNQAQNDKNSTNSSPSRSGGSSGSVRTMNASPAKTTTLGRPNTRQSNSRRPSHDFSNGGTKSVNGSPQHKVLQKTSSGHSSHSSGKSISSTKLTCSPLKTATLSTKSSPLKVVQQGSLTPLQEAQNSITLQVSTNLSPSSQEQRTIQNSVTLASNTTSTTTISGSPGTKIYVQQNNSPMRSVITFENGTVKTKIAEKEVIDCKEKQERELVAEKAYKTRVDDEKLFKSKLDDEKLNKSVKVERPSSLYASKEPKTSLLSESDKENKPKVEDEVLNKLKLTNRLNNSQAHLIDGSTNNVDKNALVQEAAALSTTKNTNDAMNNSRKLSLSLSKDALSYRNLLHPGSKNNIASNPPSPTKSYDGFGGSFNDVYIENLETVKQQRAPQGSEPNLEKTVSRGSDLHSYPSLSDMQVQFTSLAAQKILKGCPINSVDTLVEVNMAAADKPNNCDVTVHTDFGLV